From a single bacterium genomic region:
- the leuS gene encoding leucine--tRNA ligase gives MYNFREIEKKWQEIWEDKTNSLHNQAPKPKYYVLEMFAYPSGDLHMGHFRNYVLGDTIARYRRMQGYEVLHPFGWDAFGLPAEEAAIKKHLAPRDWTMNNIKQSKETINLMGISYDWDKEVCTCEPDYYRWTQWIFIKLYEKGLAYRKASYVNWCPQCQTTLANEQVINGLCWRCKKEVTKKELTQWFFKITEYAERLLKGIDTLSQWSEEVRTLQRYWIGKSEGLEIDFQWQNEKIPVFTTRPDTIYGVTFLAAAPESELAKKLAKTKELQSYIENSLKTSEIERAQKTKSGVFTGEYGINPLTGEKIPIWIADYILGGYGTGLIMGVPAHDERDYEFAISKSLPIKNVIKPIEATEDKLFTGEGIMINSDIFDGMNSKEGITCIVKLAEEKGIGRRKTNYKIKDWLVSRQRYWGAPIPVIHCEKCGIIPVPEKDLPVLLPECMDFTPKGKSPLASVPEFVNTKCPVCNGNALRDTDTMDTFVDSSWYWARYIDSRNEKEAFNKELVKEWLPIDEYIGGIEHACGHLIFFRFMNKVLYDLGYVPFDEPCKRMFTQGMITDEKGMVMSKSKGNAVAVRPFVEDWGADAGRVTILFLGPPNQSAAWSMEGVKGVSRFLERIYKLVEEKIPLANDIPENETPLYRRINFSIKKVGEDIENYGHNTAVSELMTLVNELYKNKEDKWLPYGIKILIQLLSPFAPHLSEELWQKIGNSESVFKSKWPAYKEIKEEMVNIIVEINGKVRENVKMKRDISNEEAEKEIRNIIKIQELLKDKNIIKVIWVPNKLINFVVK, from the coding sequence GAATGCAGGGATATGAAGTTTTACATCCATTTGGATGGGATGCCTTTGGTTTACCAGCCGAAGAAGCTGCCATAAAAAAACACTTGGCTCCTCGTGACTGGACAATGAATAATATAAAGCAATCGAAAGAAACTATCAATCTTATGGGAATATCCTACGATTGGGATAAAGAAGTTTGTACTTGTGAGCCGGATTATTATAGATGGACACAATGGATTTTTATAAAATTATATGAAAAAGGGCTTGCCTATAGAAAAGCATCGTATGTTAATTGGTGCCCACAATGCCAGACAACTCTCGCAAACGAACAGGTGATCAATGGTTTGTGCTGGAGATGTAAAAAAGAAGTAACTAAAAAAGAATTGACCCAGTGGTTTTTTAAAATTACCGAATATGCCGAAAGATTACTTAAGGGAATAGATACACTGTCACAATGGTCCGAAGAAGTAAGAACGTTACAAAGATACTGGATAGGTAAAAGCGAGGGATTAGAAATAGATTTCCAATGGCAAAATGAAAAAATTCCGGTTTTCACTACAAGACCGGACACAATTTATGGAGTAACATTTTTAGCGGCTGCCCCGGAATCTGAACTGGCAAAAAAATTGGCTAAAACTAAAGAATTACAGAGTTATATAGAAAATTCATTAAAAACGTCCGAAATCGAACGTGCCCAGAAAACCAAATCGGGCGTGTTTACCGGGGAATATGGAATCAATCCTTTAACCGGAGAAAAAATACCGATATGGATTGCGGATTATATACTCGGTGGTTATGGAACAGGACTGATAATGGGGGTTCCTGCTCACGATGAAAGAGATTATGAGTTTGCAATCTCAAAATCATTACCAATAAAAAATGTAATAAAACCAATTGAAGCTACGGAAGACAAGTTGTTTACCGGTGAAGGAATTATGATAAATTCCGATATATTTGACGGGATGAATTCAAAAGAAGGAATTACATGTATAGTTAAATTAGCTGAAGAAAAAGGTATAGGAAGAAGGAAAACAAATTATAAAATAAAAGACTGGTTAGTATCAAGACAGCGGTACTGGGGCGCTCCCATACCGGTGATTCATTGTGAAAAATGCGGAATAATTCCTGTCCCGGAAAAAGATTTACCTGTATTGCTTCCGGAGTGTATGGATTTTACACCAAAAGGAAAATCACCGTTAGCCAGTGTGCCAGAATTTGTAAATACAAAATGCCCGGTTTGTAATGGGAATGCTTTAAGAGATACGGATACGATGGATACTTTTGTTGATTCATCCTGGTATTGGGCAAGATATATAGATTCGAGAAATGAGAAAGAAGCATTTAATAAAGAATTGGTAAAAGAATGGTTGCCGATAGATGAGTATATAGGCGGAATAGAACACGCCTGCGGACACTTGATATTTTTCAGGTTTATGAATAAAGTTCTTTATGATTTGGGTTATGTGCCTTTTGACGAACCCTGTAAAAGGATGTTTACACAGGGTATGATAACGGATGAAAAAGGAATGGTAATGTCAAAATCCAAAGGCAATGCAGTAGCAGTAAGACCATTTGTAGAAGATTGGGGCGCAGATGCCGGCAGAGTAACCATATTGTTTTTAGGTCCGCCCAATCAAAGCGCTGCGTGGAGTATGGAAGGAGTTAAAGGAGTAAGCAGATTTCTGGAAAGAATATATAAATTGGTAGAAGAAAAAATTCCGTTGGCAAACGATATCCCGGAAAACGAAACTCCATTGTACCGTAGAATAAACTTCTCCATCAAAAAAGTAGGCGAAGACATAGAAAATTATGGACATAATACGGCTGTTTCGGAACTTATGACGCTTGTTAATGAATTATACAAAAACAAAGAAGACAAATGGTTGCCCTATGGAATAAAAATTTTAATACAACTCTTATCGCCTTTTGCTCCACATTTGAGTGAAGAATTGTGGCAAAAAATCGGAAATTCGGAGTCAGTATTCAAATCAAAATGGCCCGCTTACAAAGAAATAAAAGAAGAAATGGTAAACATAATAGTAGAAATAAATGGTAAAGTAAGGGAAAACGTAAAGATGAAACGTGATATAAGTAACGAAGAAGCAGAAAAAGAAATAAGAAACATAATAAAGATACAGGAATTATTAAAAGATAAGAATATAATTAAAGTAATATGGGTGCCGAATAAACTAATAAACTTTGTAGTTAAATAA